ATTTACAGAAGACAAGTTTTCCTATGAATTTCAACACAAAGCGTACAAAATATGCTAATTTTACTACTTTGTCATACACTGGCAACCTCTTTAACATCTAGAGACTAGATGTTGAAAAATTAGGACTATCTGTccattatatacactatatacagagcaaaacaaaatgcacaaaacacacagaaaaatgtctgaaaatgtcCAAGTATGAACACACTAGTATATTACCTTTTGCAATTtattccctcccacctcctctaaACCATTGAACAAGTATAGACATTACTATACTGCTCACAAAGGTGGCTTTACAATTCAATTTCCAAAAGTATTTCCTATGAATTTTAGcaaaaagatatttacaaagtGGTATTTTACTACCTCTACATTTAACATACATCGGGCACTTCTAAACATCTAGATAGACTAGATGTTTCAAGTAAGGAGTTAATTTGTCCACTATATACACAGCAGTATTGAATAAACTGCAAACATGTGACAACACTTATAATTTAAGTCTTCCAAATGTGAACATTCTGGCCTAGAACGCTTCCCATCTCCATCAACCCAGAAGACATCAAATTTTCAGAAGACAATCTTTCCTAGGACTTGTgaaacaaaatgtacaaaatatattaGTTTAAACTCTACTTTTGTCATACACTGGCAACCTCTTTAACATCCAGAAAGACTAGATGTTGTCAATTAGGACTCGTCTGTCGTTTATGTACACTATATACAcagataagtaaaacaaaatgcaCAGAGATAATGATTCATCTTGCCTCGCTGCAAGCAGGATGGCATAGAGCTCTCTgcacctcctcctcttctctcctcccctgaACCGCTGCACAAACACAATGAGTATTACTCAACAGGTGATTTGGCCATTCCCCCCAAAAAACATTTCCTATGAATTGtaacaaaaagatatttacaaaatGTTATTTTGCTACCTCTAATTTTAACATACATCAGGCACTTCAGAACATCTAAAAATAGACATTTCAAAAAAGCTTAGCATTGTCAACTATATACACAGTAGTGAGGAATAAAATGCACAAACAATGGATAGAATATGAAAATGTCTTCTAAATATGACCAGTCTAGCATTaaaccttctcttccttctcacgTCTTCCAGCTCCACGTCATCTAACCCACTTAACGTGGACATATCGCTTCCAGAGGCCGTCTAACAACTTCATTTCCAAAAGTCATCTCCAGAAGACACGTattttctatgatttcttttaaacaaatgagaATTTACAAGATGTGTGACTTTCTAACTCTACTTTATCATACGTCGGCAACCTCTTTCCATCTAAAAGGGCTAGATGTGacaaatgttttctattaaaaGGTTGGGGTGGAGTTGAGAGCAGCTTTTTCATATTATATACACAGGCCTTCCAAAATCGGCCAGTAAATCTTCCCAGAGGGTGGCGGGCATTTCCAACGGGTCAAACGTGCCCTGTCATTCTACCATTTCTCTCTTCCGACAGCAAAGTCTGGTAGAAAGAAGACCAACTGCCCGATGGCCGCTAATCGTTCCACCCGTCGTCGTTCGGGACTTCGCTCACCTCCCAGGCCCGTTAAGGCCTTTGTCCGTTGTCGTCAGGACTAGGTAGGTTTCGCCCAATGGCGACAGAGTGGTCACCCGGGAACCGGATCTGCGCGGCTCCGTGGCCTAAAGAGGCAGCCGAGCCTGCCTGCGTTCCTAGGCCACCTTCCTGGGCCCTACACGCCCTAATGGCCTCCGCCGCGCGGCGTTCGAGCGGCCGCCATGCTTCCCGG
This window of the Rhinopithecus roxellana isolate Shanxi Qingling chromosome 13, ASM756505v1, whole genome shotgun sequence genome carries:
- the LOC115892792 gene encoding uncharacterized protein LOC115892792, giving the protein MAAAASPSPDPAGRRVSRPKPAGPQRNARRAAGTQRLWAAAGVAGREAWRPLERRAAEAIRACRAQEGGLGTQAGSAASLGHGAAQIRFPGDHSVAIGRNLPSPDDNGQRP